A stretch of Thermoanaerobacter uzonensis DSM 18761 DNA encodes these proteins:
- the kduD gene encoding 2-dehydro-3-deoxy-D-gluconate 5-dehydrogenase KduD has protein sequence MGFSLTDFSMDFFSLKGKVAIVTGGNTGLGQAFTVALAKAGADLFVVTHNENWEETEDLVKTEGRRVTFFKAELTDKNQIKAIVNECLRIYNRIDILVNNAGTIRRASLLEYQEKDWEDVIAVNLTAVYYLSQEVAKIMVKQGGGKIINIASMLSFQGGKFVPAYTASKHGVAGLTKAFANELAQYNIQVNAIAPGYMITKNTAPIREDKMRYEEILSRIPAGRWGEPFDLMGAVIFLASRASDYVNGHILAVDGGWLVR, from the coding sequence ATGGGATTTTCGCTTACTGATTTTTCTATGGATTTTTTCTCTTTAAAAGGAAAAGTTGCAATAGTGACAGGTGGAAATACAGGATTAGGTCAAGCTTTTACTGTGGCTCTTGCAAAAGCAGGTGCTGATTTGTTTGTAGTGACACACAATGAAAATTGGGAAGAGACAGAAGATTTAGTTAAAACAGAAGGCAGGCGAGTTACGTTCTTTAAAGCTGAATTAACAGACAAAAATCAGATTAAAGCAATTGTAAATGAATGCCTTAGAATATATAATCGTATAGACATATTAGTAAATAATGCTGGTACTATAAGAAGGGCCTCTTTATTGGAGTACCAAGAAAAAGATTGGGAAGACGTAATAGCTGTGAATTTAACTGCTGTATATTATTTAAGTCAAGAAGTAGCTAAAATTATGGTAAAACAAGGTGGAGGGAAGATTATAAATATTGCATCAATGCTTTCATTTCAGGGTGGTAAATTTGTTCCAGCATATACTGCAAGTAAACATGGAGTTGCAGGCCTTACAAAAGCATTTGCAAACGAATTAGCACAATATAATATACAGGTTAATGCAATTGCTCCAGGATATATGATAACAAAAAATACAGCTCCTATTAGGGAAGATAAAATGCGCTATGAAGAAATATTATCAAGAATACCAGCCGGACGATGGGGTGAACCTTTTGACTTAATGGGGGCAGTGATTTTTCTTGCAAGTCGCGCTTCAGATTATGTTAATGGCCATATTTTAGCTGTAGATGGAGGGTGGCTTGTTAGATAG
- a CDS encoding sugar phosphate isomerase/epimerase family protein, whose product MNIGIRAHDLGNLSIEKLAESVARNGIKAVQLALTKSFPELNLQIGSLSPGLGQYIRDIFHKYNIQIAVLGCYVNIIHPDLKERHRLLEFFKEHIRYARDFGCSVVGTETGNVNVEMGYTPDNFSEKAFIEVVKSVRELVEEAEKFGVIVGIEPGVNHPVYSPRMMKRLLDEVPSNNLQVIFDPANLLTVENYTHQEEIFCEAMELFGDHIVVIHAKDFVIENNKVVFVPAGKGLLNYRVLFKMIKYKKPYINILVENTKGFDINKSIEYLERVYETV is encoded by the coding sequence TTGAACATTGGAATACGAGCTCATGACTTAGGTAACCTCAGTATCGAGAAGCTGGCTGAAAGCGTTGCGCGAAATGGTATAAAGGCTGTGCAATTAGCACTTACAAAATCCTTTCCAGAGTTAAATTTACAGATTGGTAGTCTTAGTCCTGGTTTAGGACAATATATAAGGGACATTTTTCACAAATATAATATCCAAATTGCGGTACTTGGTTGCTATGTTAATATAATTCATCCAGATCTAAAAGAAAGACACAGATTGCTAGAATTTTTTAAAGAACATATAAGGTACGCAAGAGATTTTGGTTGCAGTGTTGTAGGAACTGAAACAGGTAATGTGAATGTTGAAATGGGATATACACCTGATAATTTTAGTGAAAAAGCTTTTATTGAGGTTGTCAAGAGTGTAAGAGAATTAGTTGAGGAAGCAGAAAAATTTGGCGTAATTGTAGGTATAGAACCGGGTGTTAACCATCCTGTCTATTCACCAAGAATGATGAAAAGACTTCTTGATGAAGTACCATCTAATAATTTGCAAGTTATTTTTGATCCCGCTAATTTACTGACTGTAGAAAATTATACGCATCAAGAGGAAATTTTTTGCGAGGCAATGGAACTTTTCGGAGATCATATAGTAGTTATACATGCTAAAGATTTTGTCATAGAAAATAACAAAGTAGTTTTTGTACCAGCAGGCAAAGGACTTTTAAATTATCGTGTGTTATTTAAAATGATAAAGTATAAAAAACCGTATATTAATATTTTGGTGGAAAATACAAAGGGCTTTGATATAAATAAATCTATAGAATATTTAGAAAGAGTCTATGAAACAGTATAA
- a CDS encoding bifunctional 4-hydroxy-2-oxoglutarate aldolase/2-dehydro-3-deoxy-phosphogluconate aldolase produces MERIQTIKQIVENGIVAVIRAESKEEGKKLVDAIKKGGIKTIEVTMTVPGAVDIIKELSNVYKDDEVIIGGGTVLDPETARMCIMAGAKFIVSPSLNIETIKLCNRYRVSVIPGVMTVTEAIQALEYGVEILKLFPGNSFGPSIISAFKGPLPQANFMPTGGVNLDNIKDWIKAGAIAVGIGSDLTKGAKAGDFELVKETAAKFVEEIKKAREGK; encoded by the coding sequence ATGGAAAGGATACAAACAATTAAACAAATAGTTGAAAATGGTATTGTCGCCGTGATTAGAGCAGAATCAAAAGAAGAAGGGAAAAAACTTGTCGATGCAATAAAAAAAGGTGGAATAAAGACAATTGAAGTTACTATGACTGTGCCAGGTGCTGTGGATATAATAAAAGAACTATCTAATGTTTATAAAGATGATGAGGTGATTATAGGGGGAGGAACAGTTCTTGATCCAGAAACTGCAAGGATGTGTATTATGGCGGGTGCAAAATTTATTGTAAGTCCGAGTCTTAATATTGAAACAATTAAATTGTGTAATAGGTATAGAGTATCTGTTATACCTGGCGTTATGACTGTCACTGAAGCAATACAAGCCCTTGAATATGGTGTGGAAATTCTCAAGTTATTTCCCGGAAATTCTTTTGGACCATCTATAATAAGTGCTTTTAAAGGGCCATTACCACAAGCAAATTTTATGCCTACGGGAGGAGTGAACCTTGATAATATAAAGGATTGGATAAAAGCTGGTGCTATAGCAGTTGGCATAGGAAGTGATTTGACGAAAGGCGCAAAAGCAGGAGACTTTGAACTTGTTAAAGAAACTGCTGCTAAGTTTGTCGAAGAAATAAAAAAAGCAAGGGAAGGTAAATAA
- a CDS encoding glycoside hydrolase family 28 protein: protein MKFEIVSVTSRTITIEIESDGYFYAPNKIYVYVNGRKIMEAHTNVVTIKDLLPDTKYELFLEDAVTGEKSEKIEIKTMKETFVANAKNFGAKGDGISLDTSAIQSAIYACPEGGRVFIPEGIYLTGPLFLKSNITLELSRGAVLLGVKDRALYPILPAVLKSSDSKNKFYLGTWEGDAAECYASLITGINVENVNIIGEGTIDGNADFETWWKDPKVKRGAWRPRTIFLNNCRNILVEGITIKNSPAWTIHPFQSENLKFINLTIENPKDSPNTDGLNPEACKNVLILGCKFSVGDDCIAIKAGKFNMAQDLGRSTEEVFVRNCYMEYGHGGVVIGSEMSGGVKKVYVEKCIFNNTDRGIRIKTRRGRGGFIDEIHADKIRMNRVKTPFTINSFYFCDSDGKTEYVWSKEKLPIDERTPYIGNIYFKDIGCTNTQVAAGFMYGLPERKIEKVIMENIYVHFDENAKADYPEMLSFVEPMCKNGFYFNNVKYLKLKNVKVEKAETEPFIKLNIDEEEIL, encoded by the coding sequence TTGAAATTTGAAATTGTTTCAGTTACGTCAAGAACAATTACTATAGAAATAGAGAGCGATGGGTACTTTTACGCCCCCAATAAAATTTATGTATATGTAAATGGAAGAAAAATTATGGAAGCACACACAAATGTAGTTACAATCAAAGATCTACTACCTGATACTAAATATGAGCTTTTTCTTGAAGATGCTGTTACAGGAGAAAAAAGTGAAAAAATAGAAATAAAAACTATGAAAGAGACGTTTGTTGCTAATGCAAAAAACTTTGGAGCGAAAGGTGATGGGATAAGCCTTGATACTTCGGCTATTCAGTCTGCAATTTATGCATGTCCAGAGGGTGGAAGAGTTTTTATACCAGAAGGGATATACCTAACAGGACCGTTGTTTTTAAAAAGTAATATTACTTTAGAATTATCAAGAGGAGCCGTTTTACTTGGGGTTAAAGATAGAGCATTATATCCTATACTACCTGCTGTACTCAAATCTTCAGATTCTAAAAATAAGTTTTATTTAGGTACATGGGAAGGAGATGCAGCAGAGTGTTATGCCAGTTTAATAACTGGTATAAATGTTGAAAATGTAAATATTATTGGCGAAGGTACAATTGATGGGAATGCTGATTTTGAAACTTGGTGGAAAGATCCAAAAGTAAAAAGAGGTGCATGGCGTCCAAGGACAATCTTTTTAAATAATTGTAGAAATATTTTGGTCGAAGGAATTACAATAAAAAACTCGCCTGCATGGACGATACATCCTTTTCAAAGTGAAAACTTAAAATTCATAAATTTGACAATTGAAAATCCGAAAGATTCACCTAATACAGATGGCTTAAATCCCGAAGCCTGCAAAAATGTTCTCATATTAGGATGTAAATTTTCGGTGGGTGACGATTGCATAGCTATAAAAGCAGGAAAGTTTAACATGGCACAAGATTTAGGCAGGTCTACAGAAGAGGTATTTGTGAGAAATTGTTATATGGAATATGGCCATGGTGGTGTTGTGATAGGTAGTGAAATGTCTGGCGGTGTAAAAAAGGTGTATGTGGAAAAATGTATTTTTAACAACACAGATAGAGGAATTAGAATAAAAACGCGTAGAGGCAGGGGAGGATTTATAGATGAAATTCATGCTGATAAAATACGAATGAATAGGGTAAAAACTCCTTTTACTATTAATAGCTTTTATTTCTGCGATTCTGATGGAAAAACTGAATATGTTTGGAGTAAAGAAAAGTTACCTATTGATGAAAGAACGCCATACATAGGAAATATTTACTTTAAGGATATTGGTTGTACCAATACTCAAGTGGCAGCAGGATTTATGTATGGTTTACCGGAGAGAAAAATAGAAAAAGTAATAATGGAAAATATATATGTGCATTTTGATGAAAATGCAAAAGCTGACTATCCTGAAATGTTAAGTTTTGTGGAGCCAATGTGCAAAAATGGCTTTTATTTCAATAATGTAAAATATCTAAAGCTAAAAAACGTTAAGGTAGAAAAGGCTGAAACAGAACCATTTATTAAATTAAATATTGATGAGGAAGAAATATTATAA
- a CDS encoding family 4 glycosyl hydrolase, translated as MKYIGDKAEDMKIAYIGGGSRGWAWRLMSDLALEQSISGTVYLYDIDYEAAKTNEIIGNNLKSQWLYKCVNNIEETLRGADFVIISILPGTFNEMMSDVHTPEKFGIYQSVGDTTGPGGLFRALRTIPLYVEFANKIKEYCPEAWVINYTNPMALCVKTLYETFPKIKAFGCCHEVFSTQNLIAKAVKEIEGIECSREDIRTNVLGINHFTWIDKASYKNIDLIPVYKKFVEKYFESGYEDRGDWKESYFNSANKVKFDLFKKYGIIAAAGDRHLAEFVPFLGYLENPETVARWKFHLTPVSWRIKNREELIEKSKRIANGEEKFEIEPSGEEGVKQIKALLGLGDLITNVNLPNIGQMEGIDYGTVVETNALFTKDRVQPIVSGELPEAVNMLLAPHVLNQKMIFEAAIKKDKDLAFQAFLNDPFLRKLSYSDAKKLFNEMFENTKEYLLGW; from the coding sequence GTGAAATATATTGGAGATAAGGCTGAGGATATGAAAATTGCTTATATTGGAGGAGGTTCAAGAGGCTGGGCATGGCGGCTTATGTCAGATCTTGCGCTTGAGCAATCAATTTCAGGAACGGTATATTTATATGATATAGATTATGAAGCTGCTAAAACAAATGAAATTATTGGAAATAATTTAAAAAGTCAGTGGCTTTACAAATGTGTAAATAATATTGAAGAAACATTAAGAGGTGCGGATTTTGTTATTATATCAATATTGCCGGGTACTTTTAATGAAATGATGTCAGATGTTCATACTCCAGAGAAATTTGGAATATATCAATCAGTTGGTGATACGACTGGACCTGGAGGTCTTTTTAGAGCACTGAGGACTATTCCTTTGTATGTGGAATTTGCGAATAAAATAAAGGAATATTGCCCTGAAGCATGGGTAATCAATTATACTAATCCAATGGCATTGTGTGTAAAAACATTATATGAAACTTTTCCTAAAATAAAAGCTTTTGGATGTTGTCATGAAGTATTTTCTACACAAAATTTGATTGCAAAAGCTGTCAAGGAGATAGAAGGCATTGAATGTTCAAGAGAAGATATAAGAACGAATGTGCTTGGCATTAACCATTTTACCTGGATAGACAAAGCTAGTTATAAAAACATAGACTTAATTCCAGTTTATAAGAAATTTGTAGAAAAGTATTTTGAATCAGGATATGAAGATAGAGGAGATTGGAAAGAAAGCTATTTTAATTCGGCCAATAAAGTGAAATTTGATTTATTTAAGAAATATGGAATAATTGCTGCTGCAGGAGATAGACACTTAGCAGAGTTTGTACCATTTTTAGGGTATTTAGAAAATCCAGAAACGGTAGCAAGATGGAAATTTCATTTAACGCCTGTGTCATGGAGAATAAAAAATAGAGAAGAGCTAATAGAAAAAAGCAAAAGGATAGCAAATGGAGAGGAAAAATTTGAAATAGAACCATCTGGTGAAGAAGGAGTAAAACAAATAAAGGCTCTTTTAGGTTTAGGCGATTTAATCACAAATGTGAATCTTCCTAATATTGGTCAAATGGAAGGAATTGATTATGGTACAGTTGTAGAGACAAATGCACTTTTTACCAAAGACAGAGTACAACCTATCGTTTCGGGGGAATTACCTGAGGCTGTAAATATGTTGCTAGCGCCGCACGTTTTAAATCAAAAAATGATTTTTGAAGCTGCGATAAAAAAAGACAAAGATTTAGCTTTCCAAGCATTTTTAAATGATCCATTTCTAAGAAAATTAAGCTATAGTGACGCTAAAAAGTTATTTAATGAAATGTTTGAAAATACAAAAGAATATTTACTAGGATGGTAA
- a CDS encoding AEC family transporter: MQTFLSSAQGVLKIVFILLLGYYLSKIGWFDEKTSDLFAKLVVNISLPLNMIVTIVATFSKEQLIHSGKGLLIPFLSILLSYIMAYVLVILFKIKKGRRGVFMAIFSLSNAIFVGLPMSQALFGEVATPYTLLYYMANTTIWWTLGVYGIVRDTNGKDEKVFTFDTLKRIFNPPLLGFVIGVIFVFINISLPKFIFESFRMIGNLTSPLSIFYVGIVIYEMGFDKFKLDKDAILVFTGRFLVTPALVVILNLFIHVPQLMRNVFIIMSAMPVMVNSSIIARVYGADYEFATSMITYTTIFSVIIMPFLMVLIKVI; encoded by the coding sequence TTGCAAACTTTCTTATCATCTGCTCAAGGAGTATTGAAGATAGTATTTATTTTACTTCTTGGATATTATTTGTCAAAAATCGGATGGTTTGATGAAAAAACATCAGATTTGTTTGCCAAACTTGTTGTAAATATTTCTTTACCTCTTAATATGATAGTAACAATAGTAGCGACTTTTTCGAAAGAACAATTAATACATTCAGGAAAAGGGCTATTAATACCTTTTTTGTCAATACTTTTATCCTACATTATGGCATATGTACTTGTTATACTCTTTAAAATTAAAAAAGGCAGAAGAGGCGTATTTATGGCAATTTTTTCGCTTTCAAATGCAATATTTGTGGGGCTTCCTATGTCTCAAGCACTTTTTGGAGAAGTCGCAACACCATATACGCTTTTATATTACATGGCTAATACTACAATTTGGTGGACTTTAGGGGTTTATGGTATTGTGCGAGATACAAATGGTAAAGATGAAAAAGTATTTACTTTTGATACTTTAAAAAGGATATTTAATCCACCTCTTTTAGGGTTTGTCATAGGAGTGATTTTCGTTTTTATTAATATTTCTCTACCTAAATTTATTTTTGAAAGTTTTAGAATGATTGGAAATTTAACCAGTCCACTTTCGATTTTTTATGTTGGAATTGTCATATATGAAATGGGGTTTGATAAATTTAAACTTGATAAAGATGCTATTTTGGTTTTTACTGGTAGGTTTTTGGTAACGCCAGCGTTAGTAGTGATATTGAATTTATTTATTCATGTTCCACAGCTAATGCGGAATGTGTTTATAATTATGTCAGCAATGCCTGTTATGGTGAACTCGTCAATAATAGCAAGAGTTTATGGAGCAGATTATGAATTTGCAACGAGCATGATTACTTACACGACAATTTTTAGCGTAATTATAATGCCATTTTTAATGGTTTTGATAAAAGTCATATAA
- a CDS encoding MATE family efflux transporter, with product MLLKKEVSVLTIPVVVEQTFIILASVINAIMASRLSKQVISAIGMADSLNNILVNIFSGLAIGGTVVIAQYIGQNNRKSANRVLKQILYFGILVSVLVTILVWLFRYQIIALLYKSAESKVLNNLMIYLQITILNYPLIAIQLIALGALRGSGDTKTPMKINIIINISNVIFSYIFMYGVKTVGLDSMGIKGAALGITLSRIIGVLAILIELTNPKHKVFLNRIIKYNPDWKILNAVFTVGIPASIESLLFTSGKLIVQILVVGLGTASIAADSIFNSILSIFNIPGNALSAAATILVGQHMGRQEIGEAKKYIMYTTKVAAVILGILGAISYPFAHNIASFYTSDETVIKIASDLIKLNSVCILLWPPSFIFPAGLKGSGDSKYTMVISTITMWLFRIGLAYIFGIVLKLGLIGVWMGRYADWGVRGILYFIRLHGNKWNKILVKGEGV from the coding sequence ATGCTTTTAAAAAAAGAAGTCTCAGTATTGACTATACCTGTAGTTGTTGAACAAACTTTTATAATATTAGCAAGCGTAATTAATGCCATTATGGCTAGCCGCTTGAGTAAACAAGTAATTTCAGCTATAGGAATGGCTGATTCTTTAAACAACATATTAGTAAATATTTTTTCAGGATTAGCAATCGGAGGGACAGTTGTAATAGCACAATATATAGGTCAAAACAATAGAAAAAGTGCAAATAGAGTTTTAAAACAAATACTGTATTTTGGCATTCTTGTTTCAGTTTTAGTTACTATTTTAGTTTGGCTATTTCGCTATCAGATAATTGCACTATTATACAAATCAGCGGAAAGCAAGGTATTAAATAATTTAATGATTTATTTGCAGATAACAATTTTGAATTACCCATTAATTGCCATCCAGTTAATTGCATTAGGAGCTTTACGAGGAAGTGGCGATACTAAAACGCCAATGAAAATTAACATTATCATTAATATAAGCAATGTAATTTTTAGCTACATATTTATGTATGGGGTAAAAACAGTTGGTTTAGACAGTATGGGGATTAAAGGAGCAGCTTTAGGCATAACTTTATCGCGAATAATTGGAGTATTGGCAATTTTAATTGAACTTACAAATCCTAAACATAAAGTATTTTTAAATCGAATAATTAAATATAACCCGGATTGGAAAATACTAAATGCAGTTTTCACAGTAGGAATTCCGGCAAGTATAGAATCATTGCTGTTTACTAGTGGGAAATTGATAGTACAGATACTGGTAGTTGGACTTGGAACAGCATCTATTGCAGCGGATTCGATTTTTAATTCTATATTGTCGATTTTTAATATTCCTGGTAATGCACTAAGTGCTGCAGCTACTATTTTAGTTGGTCAGCATATGGGGAGGCAAGAAATAGGCGAGGCTAAGAAATATATTATGTATACGACGAAAGTTGCTGCTGTTATTTTAGGAATTTTAGGAGCTATTTCCTATCCTTTTGCTCATAATATTGCTTCTTTTTATACGTCAGATGAAACAGTTATAAAAATAGCAAGTGACCTTATAAAATTGAACTCTGTATGCATACTTTTATGGCCACCTTCTTTTATATTTCCAGCAGGACTTAAAGGATCAGGAGATTCTAAATACACAATGGTCATTTCTACTATAACTATGTGGCTGTTTAGAATAGGACTTGCATATATATTTGGAATAGTATTAAAATTGGGATTAATTGGCGTTTGGATGGGCAGATATGCTGATTGGGGTGTACGGGGAATCTTGTATTTTATAAGGTTGCATGGGAACAAATGGAATAAAATACTTGTAAAAGGTGAGGGGGTCTAA
- the kduI gene encoding 5-dehydro-4-deoxy-D-glucuronate isomerase: MEVKYAVHPDDYKHYTTEILRKHFLVEKIFVKNEANLIYSHVDRIIFGGIMPVNKNIELNNMLNELKSEYFLERREMGVINIGADGIVTIDGTDYYLKSKDGLYIGMGAKDIQFKSIDQERPAKFYVSSTPAHTSYPTVKIEISKANPVELGSLQTSNERTIYQYVHPAVCKSCQLLMGMTILKEGSVWNTMPCHTHDRRMEVYFYFDMDDDTRVFHFMGEPQETRHIVVANEQAVISPSWSIHAGVGTKNYAFIWSMAGENQDFEDMDLIDVRNLK; encoded by the coding sequence ATGGAAGTTAAATATGCGGTTCATCCTGATGATTATAAACATTATACTACTGAAATACTTAGAAAACATTTCTTGGTAGAGAAGATATTTGTGAAAAATGAGGCAAATCTAATTTATAGCCATGTAGATAGGATTATTTTTGGAGGAATTATGCCTGTAAATAAAAACATTGAACTAAACAATATGTTAAATGAGCTAAAATCGGAATATTTTTTAGAAAGAAGAGAAATGGGAGTAATAAATATAGGAGCTGATGGAATTGTTACAATAGATGGAACTGACTATTATCTTAAAAGCAAGGATGGATTATATATAGGGATGGGAGCAAAAGATATCCAGTTTAAATCGATAGATCAAGAGAGGCCTGCAAAATTTTATGTAAGTAGTACTCCTGCTCATACTTCTTACCCTACAGTTAAAATAGAAATTAGCAAGGCAAATCCTGTAGAATTAGGCAGTCTGCAAACTTCAAACGAAAGAACAATATATCAATATGTACATCCTGCTGTTTGCAAAAGTTGTCAATTGTTGATGGGAATGACAATACTGAAAGAAGGTTCAGTATGGAATACTATGCCTTGTCATACCCATGATAGACGAATGGAAGTATATTTTTACTTTGATATGGATGATGATACGAGAGTATTTCATTTTATGGGTGAACCTCAAGAAACAAGGCATATTGTAGTGGCGAATGAACAGGCTGTAATATCACCGAGTTGGTCTATACATGCAGGAGTTGGTACAAAAAATTATGCATTTATATGGAGTATGGCGGGCGAAAATCAAGACTTTGAGGATATGGATTTGATAGATGTGAGAAATTTGAAATAG
- a CDS encoding glycosyl hydrolase family 28 protein, whose amino-acid sequence MGKFVKWPKLLLKAGLALLLTTVLPFTTAFGNLPKNEKPSPPVALRVLDGSLTSNELTLIWEKPDNYQDITDFKIVVRGPGYYHEYFASDNPTVANQNYIKLFYEQHIGDLKNDEGKVIREAYKILMHSFYVKGLKPNTEYVFSVQSVGKNGELSVPATITYRTRPTIPASNIINIESMGAIGDGTLADDINGTPSSGTLNTEAIQRAIDACPPGGIVLVPAGKIYLTGPITLHSNMTLLVEGTLLGTVDANQYPNPFDTDKTRIAEKSMPLVSTPSTGTYENIKIIGHGVINGNGWAKVAVKETSIPLGTTFDQYQKGNSSNIFTTAKNHLALNQFNKYIEQGEKNAYATRSNLIDLKNVTNVYIGDGLTVTNPSYHTISCSNCKNVILNQLIASTYDCNNGDGIDFNGTGLIVVNSVFNTGDDSVNFEAGVGLAGEKNPPTENAWIFNNYFGRGHGVVAMGSHTAAWIQNILAEDNVINGNAVGLRGKSQSGNGGGARNIIFRDSALANITDNDGSPFLLTVAYSSAPPTDLSNWAPDEPTFHDILIKNCTVNGTKKYAILIQGSPDGYDYNLTFDNIYFGAGTYQTKMAYLKNCTFNNVVFYGSTPNYDGNKKSSSKSLVCYKC is encoded by the coding sequence ATGGGAAAGTTTGTAAAATGGCCAAAGTTGCTGCTGAAGGCTGGCTTAGCTTTATTGCTCACAACCGTTTTGCCATTTACAACAGCTTTTGGGAATTTACCTAAGAATGAGAAACCATCACCTCCAGTTGCACTTCGTGTTTTAGATGGGTCACTTACCAGCAATGAGCTAACTTTGATATGGGAAAAGCCTGATAATTATCAAGATATAACTGACTTCAAAATAGTGGTAAGAGGGCCAGGGTATTATCATGAATATTTTGCAAGTGACAATCCAACTGTTGCAAATCAAAACTATATAAAACTTTTTTATGAACAACACATAGGAGATTTAAAAAATGATGAAGGAAAAGTTATAAGAGAAGCTTATAAAATTTTAATGCATTCATTTTATGTTAAAGGATTAAAACCAAATACAGAATATGTTTTTTCAGTTCAATCAGTTGGCAAAAATGGAGAACTATCAGTTCCTGCAACTATAACTTATAGAACACGTCCTACTATACCTGCTTCTAATATTATTAATATAGAGTCAATGGGAGCTATAGGGGATGGAACTTTAGCAGATGATATAAATGGAACCCCATCCTCAGGAACGTTAAATACTGAAGCAATTCAAAGAGCAATTGATGCATGTCCACCAGGTGGTATTGTTTTGGTACCTGCTGGTAAAATTTACCTAACAGGGCCAATTACTTTGCATAGCAATATGACACTTCTTGTAGAGGGTACTCTATTAGGAACAGTTGATGCAAACCAGTATCCAAATCCTTTTGATACTGATAAAACTCGAATAGCTGAAAAATCTATGCCACTTGTTTCTACACCTTCTACAGGAACATACGAAAATATAAAAATTATTGGACATGGTGTAATAAATGGGAATGGCTGGGCGAAGGTTGCTGTTAAGGAAACATCTATTCCGCTTGGTACTACATTTGATCAATATCAAAAAGGAAACAGTAGTAACATTTTTACAACAGCTAAAAATCATCTAGCTTTAAATCAATTTAATAAATATATCGAACAAGGTGAAAAAAATGCTTATGCGACAAGATCTAATTTAATAGATTTAAAAAATGTAACGAACGTTTATATAGGAGATGGTCTGACAGTTACAAATCCTTCTTATCACACTATTTCGTGTAGTAATTGTAAAAATGTTATTTTGAATCAGTTAATAGCATCGACGTACGATTGTAATAATGGTGATGGCATAGATTTTAATGGTACAGGGCTTATTGTTGTGAATTCTGTATTTAACACAGGCGATGATAGCGTAAATTTTGAAGCTGGAGTTGGGCTTGCCGGTGAAAAAAATCCACCTACTGAAAACGCATGGATATTTAACAACTATTTTGGAAGAGGACATGGTGTAGTCGCAATGGGTAGCCATACAGCTGCTTGGATACAAAATATTTTAGCTGAAGATAACGTAATAAATGGAAATGCTGTGGGGCTAAGAGGGAAATCACAAAGTGGAAATGGAGGTGGCGCAAGAAATATAATATTTAGAGATAGTGCGCTTGCTAATATAACTGACAATGATGGTTCTCCATTCTTACTTACCGTTGCTTATTCTAGTGCTCCTCCCACTGACTTGAGCAATTGGGCGCCTGATGAACCTACTTTTCATGATATATTAATTAAGAATTGTACTGTAAATGGTACTAAGAAATATGCAATTTTAATACAAGGTTCACCTGACGGGTATGACTATAATCTTACATTTGATAATATATATTTCGGAGCGGGCACTTATCAAACAAAGATGGCATACTTGAAAAATTGTACTTTTAATAATGTAGTGTTTTATGGTTCTACACCTAACTATGATGGTAATAAAAAAAGTTCCAGTAAATCCCTGGTTTGCTACAAATGCTAG